In one window of Sphingomonas glaciei DNA:
- the nusG gene encoding transcription termination/antitermination protein NusG yields MSRWYIIHAYSGFENKVRESILSEAKRLNLEQLVESVEVPTEKITEIRRGKKVTSDRKFFPGYVLAKLGMNDDVYHLVKNTPKVTGFLGPNGKPQAISEAEAARILNTKEEAAAAAPKAKINVDYEIGDSVKVLDGPFASFNGVVEELDFDRGRVKVGVSIFGRATPVELEFEQVELVK; encoded by the coding sequence ATGTCCCGCTGGTACATCATCCACGCTTATTCGGGCTTCGAGAACAAGGTCCGCGAGTCGATCCTGTCCGAAGCCAAGCGCCTCAATCTCGAGCAATTGGTCGAATCGGTCGAGGTCCCGACCGAGAAGATCACCGAGATCCGCCGCGGCAAGAAGGTCACCAGCGACCGCAAGTTCTTCCCCGGCTACGTGCTCGCCAAGCTCGGCATGAACGACGACGTCTACCACCTCGTCAAGAACACCCCCAAGGTGACCGGCTTCCTCGGCCCCAACGGCAAGCCGCAGGCGATCAGCGAGGCCGAGGCCGCGCGCATCCTCAACACCAAGGAAGAAGCCGCCGCCGCCGCGCCCAAGGCCAAGATCAACGTCGACTATGAGATCGGCGACAGCGTCAAGGTGCTCGACGGTCCGTTCGCCAGCTTCAACGGCGTGGTCGAGGAACTCGATTTCGATCGTGGCCGGGTCAAGGTCGGTGTCTCGATCTTCGGCCGCGCGACCCCGGTCGAGCTGGAGTTCGAACAGGTCGAACTGGTCAAGTAA
- the secE gene encoding preprotein translocase subunit SecE, giving the protein MAKTSPGEFIRQVRVEAGKVVWPTGKETWVTAVMVFILVTILATFFFAVDSAFAAIVQSLLGLLA; this is encoded by the coding sequence ATGGCCAAGACTTCCCCCGGCGAATTCATCCGCCAGGTCCGCGTCGAAGCGGGCAAGGTCGTGTGGCCGACCGGCAAGGAAACTTGGGTGACCGCTGTGATGGTGTTCATCCTCGTGACTATCCTCGCTACCTTCTTCTTCGCCGTGGACAGCGCCTTCGCCGCGATCGTCCAGTCGCTCCTCGGCCTGCTCGCTTAA
- the rplA gene encoding 50S ribosomal protein L1, producing MAKLTKKQKSLETAVDREKLYGVDEAISLAKTLATAKFDESIEVALNLGVDPRHADQMVRGVVNLPKGTGKTVRVAVFAKGAKAEEATKAGADVVGAEDLMEQIQNGQIDFERVIATPDMMGLVGRLGKVLGPKGLMPNPKLGTVTMDVTKAVTDAKAGQIEFRVEKAGIIHAGIGKASFPAEDLRANYDAFVDAITKAKPAGAKGKYLKKAAISSSMGPGIKVQLEEGVA from the coding sequence ATGGCCAAGCTGACCAAGAAGCAGAAGAGCCTGGAGACCGCGGTCGACCGCGAGAAGCTGTACGGCGTCGACGAGGCGATCAGCCTCGCCAAGACGCTTGCCACCGCCAAGTTCGACGAATCGATCGAAGTCGCGCTCAACCTCGGCGTTGATCCGCGTCACGCCGACCAGATGGTCCGCGGCGTGGTCAACCTGCCCAAAGGCACCGGCAAGACCGTCCGCGTGGCGGTGTTCGCCAAGGGCGCCAAGGCCGAGGAAGCCACCAAGGCGGGTGCCGACGTGGTCGGGGCCGAGGACCTGATGGAGCAGATCCAGAACGGCCAGATCGATTTTGAGCGCGTCATCGCCACCCCCGACATGATGGGCCTCGTCGGCCGTCTCGGTAAGGTGCTGGGTCCCAAGGGCCTGATGCCGAACCCGAAGCTCGGCACCGTCACCATGGACGTCACCAAGGCTGTCACCGACGCCAAGGCCGGCCAGATCGAGTTCCGCGTCGAGAAGGCCGGGATCATCCATGCCGGCATCGGCAAGGCCAGCTTCCCGGCCGAGGACCTGCGCGCCAATTATGACGCGTTCGTCGACGCCATCACCAAGGCCAAGCCGGCCGGTGCCAAGGGTAAGTATCTGAAGAAGGCTGCGATCAGCTCTTCGATGGGCCCGGGAATCAAGGTCCAGCTCGAGGAGGGCGTGGCCTAA
- a CDS encoding histidine kinase dimerization/phosphoacceptor domain -containing protein, with the protein MKAQRHPSEPARLAALRAYDILDTPRESDFDDIVRLAAQICEVPISVVNLIDEHRQWFKAETGLGVRETPLDTSLCAHVILQNDFVEIPDTLADARMSDNPLCLADPGLRFYAGALLKSQGGFPIGTLCVLDNRPRTLNEVQRQALQVLARQVMTQLNLRAVIANEKVLRSEIDHRVKNSLQTVGAFVSLERSATDDNDTRASLGRVEGQIRTVAALHDHLGFSGNEERIKLAPYLDQVVNLLNSTFPSEISVQGRFEDVEVTPREASLVATIVNELAANAAKHSFERSSGTIKLIGQRVADAEYRLTSSDDAAPRAPQGSKVSRREGMGLKILGASVRQLGGGMAVTHNEQGYSTQLDFHLSGA; encoded by the coding sequence ATGAAAGCCCAGCGCCACCCTTCTGAACCTGCGCGCCTGGCCGCGCTCCGAGCCTATGACATCCTCGATACGCCGCGAGAGTCAGACTTCGACGACATTGTGCGGCTTGCTGCGCAAATCTGCGAGGTGCCGATATCGGTCGTGAATCTGATCGACGAACACCGCCAATGGTTCAAGGCGGAAACCGGACTCGGGGTCCGTGAGACGCCGCTCGACACGTCATTGTGTGCCCATGTCATTCTACAGAATGACTTCGTCGAGATACCCGACACGCTGGCTGATGCCCGCATGTCGGACAATCCCTTGTGTCTCGCCGACCCAGGGCTGCGTTTCTATGCCGGAGCGTTACTGAAATCGCAGGGCGGATTTCCGATCGGCACGTTATGCGTCCTCGACAATCGGCCGCGAACCCTGAACGAAGTGCAGCGTCAGGCTCTTCAAGTTCTTGCCCGGCAGGTCATGACCCAGCTCAATCTGCGGGCAGTCATCGCCAACGAGAAGGTGCTTCGCAGCGAGATTGACCACCGGGTCAAAAACTCTCTCCAAACGGTAGGCGCCTTCGTCTCACTTGAACGAAGTGCAACCGATGACAATGACACCCGCGCCTCACTCGGGCGGGTCGAGGGACAAATCAGGACCGTCGCCGCACTGCACGACCATCTCGGCTTTTCCGGCAATGAAGAACGGATCAAACTCGCGCCATATCTCGATCAGGTGGTCAATCTGCTGAATTCGACTTTCCCGAGCGAAATATCAGTGCAGGGCAGATTCGAGGACGTCGAGGTCACGCCCCGTGAAGCATCCTTGGTGGCGACGATCGTCAACGAGCTTGCTGCGAATGCGGCAAAGCATTCCTTCGAGCGATCCTCCGGAACGATCAAATTGATCGGTCAGCGGGTCGCAGACGCTGAGTATCGATTGACGTCCAGTGACGATGCTGCGCCGCGCGCACCTCAAGGAAGCAAGGTCAGTAGACGCGAAGGAATGGGCTTGAAAATCCTGGGAGCGTCCGTTCGCCAGCTCGGGGGAGGGATGGCGGTGACGCACAATGAGCAAGGCTATTCTACCCAGCTCGACTTTCATCTTTCAGGTGCGTGA
- a CDS encoding response regulator has translation MKKNEEGASAARSNLSTLVGVIAALAFFLVTGAVTYLNIQAVRAETDRVTSTHEVITSLGDLLSAMQDAETGQRGFLLTGENSFLQPYRDAEARSADSLQTLDRLTRDEPEQQANLRSLRPQVAAKFAGLARSIAVRQREGLASTLATIDSDRDKAEMDAVRAKISQLRAEERQTRMTVLARRDAAFRTATFSAILATLLGIGLTLAIGALTHRTMVARRRQAWLQSGVVGLSKVMLGDKTVRELSGDIVDYLTAYTGAQACVLFKGEHGVFERMAMLGVPSEAKVTERFALREGLLGRVAAEDAPMVIDDIPEGYLAIGSALGSDMPRHLVIAPLRADGIVNAVVEFGFLKEIDSQTLELLAQVAQPAGTALRSAKYRTELQTLLEESQRQSEELQVQSEELKVSNEELEEQGRALKESAVRLEQQQVELEQTNSQLEEQAQLLEAQRDDIARSSAAVELKARELERASQYKSDFLANMSHELRTPLNSLLILSKLLGDNPNGNLTDEQAQYARTIQASGNDLLNLINDILDLSKIEAGHVEIRPEDVAVSRLVKDLQRTFDPIASERRLAFEIDIAKDVPASIVSDRQRLEQILKNLLANAFKFTEQGKVTLAIAKSGSDRVALTVTDTGIGIAPEQQQAIFEAFRQADGAINRKFGGTGLGLSISRELARLLGGAIALKSEPGTGSSFTVTIPAEYDPALVPGRPQPAPAATPSDAPLSPPKPAAPRRRAVRAAPLDDDRDHLASGSGNRVLLIVEDDRTFAGIVRDIAREASFQTLVAGTAEEALELAREHKPSGIVLDLGLPDQSGLAVLDRLKREDATRHIPIHVISASDQTQTAFSLGAMGYLVKPVRREELTHALEALEAQLTRTVRRVLIVEDDDLQRDAVGKLLAGPEIETVGVGTAAECLKLLSEQTFDCMVLDLSLPDASGYSLLETLSKDGEHSFPPVIVYTGRDLSQEDEQRLRRYSSSIIIKGAKSPERLLDEVTLFLHQVVSELPPEQQKMIQQARHRDALLEGKTILVVEDDVRNVYSLTNILEPRGAKVTIARNGQEALDALGGAGGDGIDLVLMDVMMPVMDGLEATRKIRADQRWGKLPIIMLTAKAMPDDQQKCLAAGASDYMAKPLDVDKLLSLVRVWMPR, from the coding sequence ATGAAGAAGAACGAAGAGGGCGCGTCCGCCGCCAGGTCGAACCTCAGCACGCTCGTCGGAGTCATCGCGGCGCTGGCTTTCTTCCTGGTTACCGGGGCGGTCACCTACCTGAACATCCAAGCCGTTCGTGCCGAGACCGACCGGGTCACCAGTACCCACGAGGTGATCACCAGCCTAGGAGACCTGCTGTCCGCTATGCAAGATGCCGAGACCGGGCAGCGCGGCTTCCTGCTGACAGGAGAGAATTCCTTTCTCCAGCCCTATCGCGACGCGGAAGCACGAAGCGCCGACAGTCTTCAGACCCTCGATCGCCTCACCCGCGACGAGCCTGAACAGCAAGCCAACCTGCGTTCGCTCCGCCCGCAGGTCGCAGCCAAGTTCGCCGGTCTCGCCCGCTCCATCGCCGTCCGTCAGCGTGAAGGCCTAGCGAGCACGCTCGCAACCATTGATTCCGACCGCGACAAGGCCGAGATGGACGCGGTCCGAGCTAAGATCAGCCAGCTGCGAGCGGAAGAAAGACAAACCCGCATGACGGTTCTGGCGCGACGCGATGCAGCGTTTCGGACCGCCACCTTCAGCGCGATTCTTGCCACCCTGCTGGGGATCGGTCTGACCCTGGCGATCGGTGCCCTTACCCACCGCACCATGGTCGCGCGGCGTCGCCAAGCTTGGCTCCAGTCGGGCGTCGTGGGGCTGAGCAAGGTCATGCTCGGCGACAAGACGGTGCGGGAGTTGAGTGGCGACATCGTCGACTATCTTACCGCCTACACCGGCGCCCAGGCCTGCGTCCTGTTCAAGGGCGAGCATGGCGTGTTCGAGCGGATGGCGATGCTTGGCGTGCCGTCCGAAGCCAAGGTTACAGAGCGCTTCGCTCTGCGCGAAGGCCTGCTCGGGCGGGTGGCGGCGGAGGATGCGCCGATGGTCATCGACGACATTCCCGAAGGCTATCTCGCGATCGGCTCCGCGCTCGGCTCCGACATGCCGCGCCACCTGGTGATTGCCCCGCTTCGCGCCGACGGCATCGTCAACGCGGTGGTCGAGTTCGGATTCCTCAAGGAAATCGACAGCCAGACGCTCGAACTGCTGGCGCAGGTCGCGCAGCCGGCCGGAACCGCGCTGCGTTCGGCCAAGTACCGCACCGAGCTTCAGACGCTGCTGGAGGAAAGCCAGCGTCAGTCGGAGGAGCTGCAGGTCCAGAGCGAGGAGCTCAAGGTCTCCAACGAGGAACTGGAGGAACAGGGCCGCGCGCTGAAGGAATCGGCGGTTCGCCTCGAACAGCAGCAGGTCGAGCTGGAGCAGACCAACAGCCAGCTCGAGGAGCAGGCGCAACTGCTCGAAGCGCAGCGAGACGACATCGCCCGGTCGAGCGCCGCGGTCGAACTCAAGGCCCGCGAGCTCGAGCGAGCCAGCCAGTACAAGTCCGACTTCCTGGCCAACATGAGCCACGAATTGCGCACGCCGCTCAATTCGCTGCTGATCCTGTCAAAGCTGCTGGGCGACAATCCGAACGGCAACCTGACCGACGAGCAGGCGCAATATGCCCGCACCATCCAGGCGTCGGGCAACGACCTCCTTAACCTGATCAACGACATCCTCGACCTGTCCAAGATCGAGGCCGGGCACGTCGAAATCCGTCCGGAGGACGTGGCCGTCTCACGACTGGTCAAGGACCTGCAGCGCACCTTCGATCCGATTGCTTCCGAGCGTCGCCTGGCGTTCGAGATCGACATTGCCAAGGACGTGCCCGCAAGCATCGTGTCCGATCGCCAGCGGCTCGAGCAGATCCTCAAGAACCTCTTGGCCAATGCCTTCAAGTTCACCGAGCAGGGCAAAGTCACGCTGGCCATCGCCAAGTCGGGCAGCGACCGCGTCGCGCTTACCGTCACCGACACCGGTATCGGCATTGCGCCCGAGCAGCAGCAGGCGATCTTCGAAGCCTTCCGCCAGGCCGACGGTGCGATCAATCGCAAGTTCGGGGGAACCGGGCTGGGTCTGTCGATTTCGCGCGAGCTGGCCCGCCTGCTGGGCGGAGCGATCGCTCTCAAGAGCGAGCCGGGCACTGGCAGCAGCTTCACCGTTACCATTCCGGCCGAATATGACCCTGCGCTGGTCCCGGGCCGCCCGCAACCGGCGCCTGCCGCCACGCCGAGCGATGCGCCGCTGTCACCGCCCAAGCCCGCCGCCCCGCGGCGGAGAGCGGTTCGCGCTGCGCCGCTCGACGACGATCGGGACCACCTCGCCAGCGGAAGTGGCAACCGCGTCCTGCTGATCGTCGAGGACGACCGCACCTTTGCCGGAATCGTCCGCGACATCGCGCGGGAAGCCTCGTTCCAGACGCTGGTGGCCGGAACCGCTGAGGAAGCGCTGGAGCTGGCGCGCGAGCACAAGCCGAGCGGCATCGTGCTCGACCTCGGCCTGCCCGATCAGTCCGGGCTCGCCGTCCTCGACCGACTGAAGCGCGAGGACGCCACCCGGCACATTCCGATCCACGTCATCTCCGCCAGCGACCAGACCCAGACCGCCTTCTCGCTCGGTGCGATGGGTTATTTGGTGAAACCAGTGAGGCGCGAGGAGCTTACCCACGCGCTCGAAGCGCTGGAAGCGCAGCTGACCCGGACGGTCCGGCGCGTGCTGATCGTGGAAGACGACGACCTGCAGCGCGACGCCGTCGGCAAGCTTCTGGCCGGTCCCGAGATCGAGACGGTCGGCGTCGGCACCGCTGCCGAATGCCTGAAGCTGCTCAGCGAGCAGACCTTCGACTGCATGGTGCTTGACCTGTCGCTGCCCGATGCGTCGGGCTACTCGCTTCTCGAAACGCTCAGCAAGGACGGCGAGCACAGCTTCCCGCCAGTGATCGTCTACACTGGCCGAGACCTCAGCCAGGAGGATGAGCAGAGGCTCCGCCGCTATTCCAGCTCGATCATCATCAAGGGCGCCAAATCGCCCGAGCGCCTGCTCGACGAGGTCACGCTGTTCCTCCACCAGGTCGTGTCGGAGCTGCCGCCCGAACAGCAGAAGATGATCCAGCAGGCTCGCCACCGCGACGCCTTGCTGGAGGGCAAGACCATTCTCGTGGTCGAGGATGACGTCCGCAACGTCTACTCGCTGACCAACATCCTCGAGCCGCGCGGCGCCAAGGTGACGATTGCGCGCAACGGGCAGGAAGCGCTCGACGCCCTCGGCGGCGCGGGCGGAGACGGCATCGACCTGGTGCTGATGGACGTGATGATGCCGGTGATGGATGGCCTTGAAGCCACCCGCAAGATCCGCGCCGACCAGCGCTGGGGCAAGCTGCCGATCATCATGCTGACGGCCAAGGCGATGCCCGACGACCAGCAGAAATGCCTTGCGGCGGGCGCCAGCGACTACATGGCCAAGCCGCTCGACGTCGACAAGCTGCTGTCGCTCGTTCGGGTGTGGATGCCGCGGTGA
- a CDS encoding chemotaxis protein CheB — MSAEPVAAVVIGASAGAVQALSDILPRLPADYSLPIMVVVHVPTAPSGLTTLFAAKCAMAVVEPDDKEMIAPGSIYFAPPGYHLLVEPGGSIALSADEPVLYSRPSIDVLFESAADSFGPGLLGIVLTGANEDGARGAAAIEQRGGRVLVEDPATAYAATMPAAALARCSAARALSLDALSDYLIRAGSR; from the coding sequence ATGAGCGCCGAGCCGGTTGCGGCGGTGGTGATCGGTGCCTCCGCCGGCGCCGTGCAGGCGCTGTCGGACATCCTGCCGCGGCTGCCGGCAGATTATTCGCTTCCGATCATGGTCGTGGTCCACGTGCCAACAGCACCGTCGGGCCTGACCACCCTGTTCGCGGCCAAGTGCGCAATGGCCGTGGTCGAGCCCGACGACAAGGAGATGATCGCCCCCGGCAGCATCTACTTCGCGCCGCCGGGATATCACCTGCTGGTCGAGCCTGGCGGCAGTATCGCCCTGTCGGCGGACGAGCCGGTGCTCTACTCGCGGCCATCGATCGACGTGCTGTTCGAAAGCGCCGCCGACAGCTTTGGTCCCGGTCTGCTGGGCATCGTGCTGACCGGCGCCAACGAGGACGGAGCGCGCGGCGCCGCCGCAATCGAGCAGCGCGGCGGGCGTGTGCTGGTCGAAGACCCCGCCACCGCCTATGCCGCGACCATGCCAGCCGCCGCCCTTGCCCGTTGTTCCGCCGCGCGAGCGCTGTCGCTTGATGCCTTGAGCGACTATCTGATCCGGGCGGGCAGCCGATGA
- a CDS encoding alpha/beta fold hydrolase produces MRVVDHGRGKPLLLVHGLGSSGHAWEPVLRPLAEARRVMVIDLPGHGASPAEADSGTFDGLVRSVTAWLGENGMNGVDMVGSSMGARLVLELARQGKAGNVVALDPGGFWEGWERKFLVTTLSASRALVKRLKPALPALAGNAISRSALLAQLSARPWDLDGDFVAEELRALAETATVPSLVRDLGYGPGQEGIADTGKRLAIGWGRHDRLCLPVQAGRAAKRFPSAKLHWFEHSGHFPLWDEPRETVKLIAEVCG; encoded by the coding sequence ATGCGAGTGGTCGATCATGGACGGGGCAAGCCCCTGTTGCTGGTGCACGGGCTGGGCAGCAGCGGGCATGCGTGGGAGCCGGTCCTGCGCCCGCTGGCCGAGGCCCGGCGAGTCATGGTGATCGACCTGCCCGGCCATGGCGCGAGCCCGGCGGAAGCCGACAGCGGGACCTTCGACGGGTTGGTGCGCTCGGTCACCGCGTGGCTCGGCGAGAACGGCATGAACGGGGTCGACATGGTCGGCAGTTCGATGGGGGCGCGGCTGGTGCTGGAACTGGCGCGGCAGGGAAAGGCCGGCAACGTCGTGGCGCTCGATCCCGGGGGCTTCTGGGAGGGGTGGGAGCGCAAGTTCCTGGTCACCACCCTCAGCGCCTCGCGCGCGCTGGTCAAACGGCTGAAGCCGGCGCTTCCCGCGCTGGCCGGGAATGCCATCAGCCGCTCGGCGCTGCTGGCGCAGCTGTCGGCGCGGCCTTGGGATCTCGACGGGGACTTCGTCGCCGAGGAACTGCGCGCGTTGGCCGAGACGGCGACCGTGCCCTCGCTGGTCAGGGACCTGGGATACGGCCCAGGACAGGAGGGGATTGCCGACACCGGCAAGCGGCTGGCGATCGGCTGGGGCCGCCACGACCGGCTGTGCCTGCCGGTCCAGGCCGGACGGGCTGCGAAGCGCTTCCCGAGCGCCAAGCTCCACTGGTTCGAGCATAGCGGGCACTTCCCGCTGTGGGACGAGCCGCGCGAGACCGTGAAGCTGATCGCGGAGGTGTGCGGGTAG
- a CDS encoding CheR family methyltransferase → MSHTPAEPVEDIEIKLLLEALYLRYHFDFRHYAKASIKRRLRQARDQLGFATFSAMQEKLLHSEAMVGTLLDYLTVQVSEMFRDPGYFKAMRERVLPHLRTYPSLKIWIAGCSHGEEVYSFAIMLLEEGLLDRTMIYATDINPGALEIARSGVYPLDRIAAFTRNHQQAGGKTSLADHYTTAYGRAVFDKKLRAQVVFSDHSLVTDEVFTECQLVSCRNVMIYFDRPLQDRAVGLFRDSLTRRGFLGLGSKETLRFSEHAGAFTDFVREEKIYQRSEA, encoded by the coding sequence GTGAGCCACACGCCTGCCGAACCGGTCGAGGATATCGAGATCAAGCTGCTGCTGGAGGCGCTCTACCTGCGCTACCACTTCGACTTCCGCCATTATGCCAAGGCATCGATCAAGCGCCGACTGCGACAGGCCCGCGACCAGCTCGGCTTTGCTACCTTTTCGGCGATGCAGGAGAAGCTGCTCCACAGCGAAGCGATGGTCGGGACCCTGCTCGACTATCTTACCGTCCAGGTCAGCGAGATGTTTCGCGATCCTGGCTACTTCAAGGCGATGCGCGAGCGGGTTCTTCCGCACCTCCGCACCTACCCTTCGCTAAAGATCTGGATCGCGGGCTGCAGCCATGGGGAGGAAGTTTACTCCTTTGCCATCATGCTGCTCGAAGAGGGCCTGCTCGACCGCACCATGATCTATGCCACCGACATCAATCCGGGCGCGCTCGAAATCGCGCGCAGCGGGGTCTACCCACTCGACCGGATCGCGGCCTTCACACGCAACCACCAGCAGGCGGGCGGCAAGACCTCGCTCGCCGATCACTACACCACCGCCTACGGGCGCGCGGTGTTCGACAAGAAGCTGCGCGCGCAGGTCGTCTTTTCCGACCACAGCCTGGTGACCGACGAGGTCTTCACCGAATGCCAGCTGGTGTCGTGCCGCAACGTGATGATCTATTTCGACCGGCCGTTGCAGGATCGAGCGGTCGGGCTCTTCCGGGATTCGTTGACCCGACGCGGCTTCCTCGGGCTCGGCTCTAAGGAAACGCTGCGCTTTTCGGAGCATGCCGGCGCGTTCACCGACTTCGTGCGCGAGGAGAAGATCTATCAGCGGAGCGAGGCATGA
- the rplK gene encoding 50S ribosomal protein L11 → MAKKITGYIKLQVPAGAANPSPPIGPALGQRGVNIMEFCKAFNASTQELEKGMPIPTVITVYADRSFSFATKTPPASFLIKKAAGLKSGSKEPGKVSAGKIKRSQLSEIAETKMKDLNANDIEAATKIIEGSARAMGLEVVEG, encoded by the coding sequence ATGGCCAAGAAAATTACCGGCTATATCAAGTTGCAGGTGCCGGCCGGCGCCGCCAATCCTTCGCCTCCGATCGGCCCTGCGCTGGGTCAGCGCGGCGTCAACATCATGGAATTCTGCAAGGCGTTCAATGCGTCGACGCAGGAACTGGAAAAGGGCATGCCGATCCCGACGGTGATCACCGTCTATGCGGATCGCTCCTTCTCCTTCGCCACCAAGACCCCGCCCGCCTCGTTCCTGATCAAGAAGGCCGCTGGCCTCAAGTCGGGTTCGAAGGAGCCGGGCAAGGTCTCCGCGGGCAAGATCAAGCGCAGCCAGCTGTCGGAAATCGCTGAGACCAAGATGAAGGATCTCAACGCCAACGACATCGAGGCCGCGACCAAGATCATCGAAGGCTCCGCCCGCGCGATGGGCCTCGAAGTGGTGGAGGGCTAA